The Microbacterium sp. LWH7-1.2 genome window below encodes:
- a CDS encoding amidohydrolase family protein: MTAARGEAIDVIANAHLTGSDRTDPFGADPVDVHLAEGLVVDIAPAGALPRHGHVLDADGGWVIPGLWDHHVHTVQWALSAQRVALGGAATAAHAAALMAAAETLPDGRRVGTGFRDAFWADTPDLALLDAVTGEIPTYLINADVHSVWLNSAALRREGFEPEGSGFLREEPAFEISRRLNAVDASVSDPLVTRMAQDAASRGVVGLVDLDMSWNEDAWARRLATGFDALRVSFGIYPQFLERAIADGLQTGDAARGAASDLVRVGPLKVITDGSLGTRTAACSHAYPDDPHNHGMITVDLATLVELMTRATAAGIASAIHAIGDVANSHALDAFAATGAWGTIEHAQLVAHADIPRFARLGVGASVQPEHALDDRELTDSVWAGQTAQPYPLRALADTGANLLFGSDAPVSPLDPWAAMAAAVFRTREGREPWQPAQRVDAATALAASTRGGSAEPARIDPGDAADLAVCEHDPLAVGEPTLRRMKVAATLLAGRLTHVD; this comes from the coding sequence ATGACGGCCGCGCGCGGCGAAGCCATAGACGTCATCGCGAACGCGCATCTGACCGGCTCCGACCGCACCGATCCGTTCGGCGCGGACCCGGTCGACGTGCACCTCGCCGAAGGGCTCGTGGTCGACATCGCGCCCGCGGGGGCCCTGCCACGTCACGGGCACGTGCTCGACGCCGACGGCGGCTGGGTCATCCCCGGTCTCTGGGACCACCACGTCCACACCGTGCAATGGGCGCTCTCCGCCCAGCGGGTCGCCCTCGGAGGGGCGGCGACCGCCGCACACGCGGCGGCGCTCATGGCCGCGGCCGAGACCCTTCCCGACGGACGCCGCGTGGGCACCGGCTTCCGCGACGCCTTCTGGGCCGACACGCCCGACCTCGCGCTCCTGGATGCGGTGACGGGCGAGATTCCGACCTACCTCATCAACGCCGACGTGCACAGCGTGTGGCTGAACTCGGCGGCCCTGCGCCGCGAGGGGTTCGAGCCGGAGGGGTCCGGCTTCCTCCGCGAGGAGCCGGCGTTCGAGATCTCGCGCCGCCTCAACGCCGTCGACGCGTCGGTGTCCGATCCGCTCGTGACGCGCATGGCGCAGGATGCGGCGTCCCGCGGCGTCGTCGGACTCGTCGATCTCGACATGTCGTGGAACGAGGACGCGTGGGCGCGGCGGCTCGCCACCGGGTTCGACGCGCTGCGGGTCTCCTTCGGGATCTACCCCCAGTTCCTCGAGCGGGCCATCGCCGACGGACTCCAGACGGGGGACGCGGCCAGGGGCGCAGCATCCGATCTCGTCCGCGTCGGCCCGCTCAAGGTGATCACCGATGGCTCGCTCGGCACCCGCACCGCCGCGTGCTCCCACGCATACCCGGACGATCCGCACAACCACGGCATGATCACGGTCGACCTCGCGACGCTCGTCGAGCTCATGACGCGAGCCACGGCCGCGGGCATCGCGTCGGCGATCCACGCGATCGGCGACGTCGCGAACTCGCACGCACTGGACGCCTTCGCCGCGACGGGCGCCTGGGGCACCATCGAGCACGCGCAGCTCGTCGCCCATGCCGACATCCCGCGGTTCGCGCGGCTGGGGGTCGGCGCGAGCGTCCAGCCCGAGCACGCCCTCGACGACCGCGAACTGACCGACAGCGTATGGGCGGGTCAGACCGCGCAGCCGTATCCGCTGCGGGCTCTCGCCGATACGGGTGCGAACCTGCTCTTCGGCTCCGATGCGCCCGTCTCGCCGCTCGATCCGTGGGCAGCGATGGCGGCCGCTGTGTTCCGCACACGCGAGGGCCGCGAGCCGTGGCAGCCGGCGCAGCGCGTCGACGCCGCGACGGCGCTGGCCGCCTCGACGCGCGGCGGCTCCGCCGAGCCCGCGCGCATCGATCCCGGTGACGCCGCCGACCTCGCGGTCTGCGAGCACGACCCCCTCGCCGTCGGCGAGCCGACGCTGCGCAGGATGAAGGTGGCTGCGACGCTGCTGGCGGGACGCCTCACCCACGTGGACTGA
- a CDS encoding ribose-5-phosphate isomerase has product MRIHIATDHAGLEFSTQLQHHLAAAGHEVVDHGPIEYDPLDDYPAFCIRAAEAVVRDQAAGIEALGVVFGGSGNGEQIAANKVVGVRAALAWSIATAELAREHNDANVIAIGARQHTFEEAASFIDRFIATPFSGEERHARRIAQLAAYEEDGTLEPDPRAVAGQPDVLAADDSSFDPEAG; this is encoded by the coding sequence ATGCGCATCCACATCGCGACCGACCACGCCGGCCTCGAGTTCTCGACGCAGCTGCAGCACCATCTCGCGGCCGCCGGCCACGAGGTCGTCGACCACGGCCCGATCGAGTACGACCCGCTCGACGACTACCCGGCGTTCTGCATCCGCGCGGCCGAGGCTGTCGTGCGCGACCAGGCCGCCGGCATCGAGGCGCTCGGCGTCGTCTTCGGCGGCTCGGGCAACGGCGAGCAGATCGCCGCGAACAAGGTCGTGGGCGTCCGCGCCGCACTCGCGTGGAGCATCGCCACGGCGGAGCTCGCTCGCGAGCACAACGACGCGAACGTCATCGCGATCGGCGCACGCCAGCACACGTTCGAAGAGGCCGCGAGCTTCATCGACCGCTTCATCGCGACGCCCTTCTCAGGCGAGGAGCGCCACGCGCGCCGCATCGCCCAGCTCGCCGCGTATGAGGAGGACGGCACGCTCGAGCCCGACCCGCGAGCTGTCGCCGGGCAGCCCGACGTCCTCGCCGCCGACGACAGCTCGTTCGATCCCGAAGCCGGCTGA
- a CDS encoding DNA-formamidopyrimidine glycosylase family protein, translating into MPEGHSVHRIARQFDRNFVGRSVAASSPQGRFVEGSEILSGRTATSVRAVGKQMFLEFDDDLWLRVHLGMYGAWDFAGEILVDPTIASANGRMGQTNQRGTDLDDPILDTAGENSLTSIGAPRRTRVHVRMSEQTTGLADEGDEWPPPVVGQVRLRLLTEVTCADLRGPTACELQTPEEVAATISKLGPDPLVDDIAEGEERFTSVVRRKPTSIGLLLMDQNVVSGIGNVYRAELLFRARQNPHTPGRDVPEEVVRDIWRDWVRLLAIGVETGQMMTMDDLDPEAYRAAMASRDDRHWVYHRAGLPCRVCGTAIVVEEAAGRKLYWCPFCQA; encoded by the coding sequence GTGCCGGAGGGGCATTCCGTCCATCGCATCGCCCGCCAGTTCGACCGCAACTTCGTCGGCCGCTCCGTCGCGGCGTCGAGCCCGCAGGGACGCTTCGTCGAGGGCTCCGAGATCCTGAGCGGGCGCACCGCGACGTCGGTACGGGCCGTCGGCAAGCAGATGTTCCTCGAGTTCGACGACGACCTGTGGCTGCGCGTGCACCTCGGCATGTACGGTGCGTGGGACTTCGCGGGCGAGATCCTCGTGGATCCGACCATCGCGTCGGCCAACGGGCGCATGGGCCAGACGAACCAGCGGGGCACGGACCTCGATGACCCGATCCTCGACACGGCCGGCGAGAACTCGCTGACCTCGATCGGAGCCCCGCGCCGCACGCGCGTCCACGTGCGCATGTCGGAGCAGACCACCGGGCTCGCCGACGAGGGGGACGAGTGGCCGCCGCCCGTGGTCGGTCAGGTGCGGCTCCGCCTGCTCACGGAGGTGACGTGCGCCGATCTGCGCGGGCCGACGGCCTGCGAGCTGCAGACGCCGGAAGAGGTTGCTGCGACCATCTCGAAGCTCGGACCGGACCCGCTGGTCGACGACATCGCGGAGGGGGAGGAGCGGTTCACGTCGGTCGTGCGGCGCAAGCCGACCTCCATCGGCCTGCTGCTCATGGACCAGAACGTGGTGAGCGGCATCGGCAACGTGTATCGCGCCGAGCTGCTGTTCCGGGCGCGCCAGAACCCGCACACGCCGGGGCGCGACGTCCCCGAGGAGGTCGTCCGCGACATCTGGCGGGACTGGGTGCGGCTCCTGGCGATCGGCGTCGAAACCGGCCAGATGATGACGATGGACGACCTCGACCCCGAGGCGTATCGTGCGGCGATGGCGAGTCGCGACGACCGCCACTGGGTCTACCACCGCGCGGGTCTCCCGTGCCGGGTGTGCGGCACCGCGATCGTGGTCGAGGAGGCCGCGGGGCGGAAGCTCTACTGGTGCCCGTTCTGCCAGGCCTGA
- a CDS encoding SulP family inorganic anion transporter, translating into MSYTRNLLPSPEDYRGLRRTWRGDLVAGVTVGIVALPLALGFGVSSGLTAEAGLVTAIVAGVLAAVFGGSHVQVSGPTGAMVVVLVPIVASQGPGAVAVVSMLAGILVLVAGLLRLGRAVSFIPWPVIEGFTLGIAVIIFLQQVPLLVSPTLSPAGEHSSNAVIAAAQAIAEADWAYVPWALAAAGTVAACMLAAPRIHPAIPGSLIGIAVVTVLALVVPDPLAVIGPLPATLPAPALPSLDPAELWSLALPAVTVAALAAIESLLSARVAASLADTGSYDPDRELIGQGIASIGSGLFAGMPATGAIARTAVNVRSGGRSRLAAMVHAIVLLGFVVIAAGPVSAIPLAALAGVLTLTAVRMVHAATVRSILGSTRSDAAAFVLTAVVTVSFDLIVAVVIGVACAGFFALRSLSRATSVHREPPSGEPAPEDVHIAIVSLDGPLFFAAADRVFEAVTGLTGISVVILRMSRLELVDATGARVLTEIVQTMERRGVTVLIKGVQPGHEELFRTVGVLGSLRHQNHLFADLPSALEHARSHVRRQSSTHST; encoded by the coding sequence ATGTCGTACACGCGGAATCTCCTCCCCTCGCCCGAGGACTACCGCGGACTGCGCCGCACGTGGCGGGGGGACCTCGTCGCCGGGGTCACGGTCGGGATCGTGGCTCTCCCCCTCGCGCTCGGGTTCGGGGTGAGTTCGGGGCTGACAGCGGAGGCAGGGCTCGTGACCGCGATCGTCGCGGGTGTGCTCGCGGCCGTGTTCGGCGGATCGCATGTGCAGGTGTCGGGGCCGACGGGCGCGATGGTCGTCGTCCTCGTGCCCATCGTCGCCTCGCAGGGACCGGGCGCGGTCGCGGTCGTCAGCATGCTCGCAGGGATCCTCGTGCTCGTCGCCGGACTGCTGCGGCTCGGCCGCGCGGTGTCGTTCATCCCGTGGCCGGTCATCGAGGGGTTCACGCTCGGCATCGCCGTGATCATCTTCCTGCAGCAGGTGCCCCTGCTCGTCTCGCCGACCCTCAGCCCCGCGGGCGAGCACAGCTCGAACGCGGTCATCGCAGCGGCGCAGGCGATCGCGGAGGCCGACTGGGCCTATGTGCCGTGGGCGCTCGCGGCCGCCGGCACGGTGGCCGCCTGCATGCTCGCGGCTCCGCGCATCCATCCCGCGATCCCCGGATCGCTGATCGGGATCGCCGTCGTCACGGTGCTCGCTCTGGTGGTGCCCGATCCGCTGGCGGTGATCGGTCCGCTCCCCGCGACGCTGCCCGCACCCGCGCTTCCGTCACTCGACCCCGCCGAACTCTGGTCCCTGGCCCTCCCCGCGGTGACCGTGGCCGCTCTGGCGGCCATCGAGTCGCTGCTCTCGGCGCGCGTCGCCGCCTCGCTCGCCGACACCGGCAGCTACGACCCCGATCGCGAGCTGATCGGTCAGGGGATCGCGTCCATCGGCTCCGGCCTGTTCGCAGGCATGCCCGCCACCGGCGCGATCGCACGCACCGCGGTCAACGTTCGCTCAGGCGGACGCTCGCGGCTGGCGGCAATGGTGCACGCCATCGTCCTGCTCGGCTTCGTCGTGATCGCCGCGGGTCCGGTGAGCGCGATCCCGCTGGCGGCGCTCGCCGGCGTGCTGACCCTCACCGCGGTGCGGATGGTCCACGCCGCGACCGTGCGCTCGATCCTGGGCTCCACGCGCTCGGACGCCGCCGCGTTCGTTCTGACAGCCGTCGTGACGGTGTCTTTCGATCTGATCGTCGCCGTCGTTATCGGGGTCGCCTGCGCGGGCTTCTTCGCACTGCGCAGCCTCTCGCGGGCGACGTCGGTGCACCGCGAACCACCCTCGGGCGAACCCGCGCCGGAAGACGTGCACATCGCGATCGTGAGTCTGGACGGTCCACTCTTCTTCGCGGCGGCAGACCGGGTGTTCGAGGCGGTCACCGGGCTCACGGGCATCTCGGTCGTGATCCTGCGCATGTCCCGGCTCGAACTGGTCGACGCGACCGGTGCGCGCGTGCTCACCGAGATCGTGCAGACCATGGAGCGTCGAGGCGTCACGGTGCTCATCAAGGGCGTCCAGCCCGGACACGAGGAGCTCTTCCGAACCGTCGGCGTGCTCGGCTCGCTCCGGCACCAGAACCACCTGTTCGCCGATCTCCCCTCTGCGCTGGAGCACGCCCGCAGCCATGTCAGACGACAATCCAGCACCCACAGCACATAG
- the pepN gene encoding aminopeptidase N: MPGENLTRIEAQERRAIVDTQSYEVALDLTKGAEVFGSRSVVRFTATPGASTFIDLIAREVREITLNGRSIDTATAFADSRIALDDLAADNELVIDADCLYTNTGEGLHRFVDPVDGEVYLYSQFEVPDSRRVFAVFEQPDLKATFAFTVTAPEPWKVVSNSPTPEPKKHGDGTATWRFEPTPRISSYITALIAGPYEATFSELTSASGRVIPLGVYGRKSLWQFLDADYIFDKTRQGFSYFEEKFDYAYPFAKYDQLFVPEFNAGAMENAGAVTFTETYVFRSKVTDAVKERRVVTILHELAHMWFGDLVTMKWWNDLWLNESFAEWASTIATAEATEWTEAWTTFNAMEKTWAYRQDQLPSTHPVVAQINDLEDVQVNFDGITYAKGGSVLKQLAAWVGIEAFFAGVAAYFKKHEWSNTELSDLLTELEVTSGRELSTWSKKWLETAGVNTLSPEIVTDVDGAITRFAIVQTAPADYPTIRPHRLGVGFYDLDGGALVRVHHVELDVDGDLTEVPELKGLKRPALVLLNDEDLAYAKIRLDDQSLETAIDHLGKISDPLARSLVWGAAWDQTRDAEASASDYVDLVLRNIGAETESTTVRTTLAQLQLAANSYVAPEKRDVTRAKVADALWGLAQEAEAGSDNQLQFVTAFASAAATPGQWEKVRQVRDGEVAFEGLAIDTDLSWQLLVSLAAGGVVTAADIDEALEADNTAKGGEFAAQAKAALPSVEAKAAAWSSLVDSDDQPNTIVRAAALGFVHPAGRDLLSGFVARYFESLLPIWDSRTYQIAQYLIVGLYPAPLADIALRDATRAWLEANADAAPALRRLVAENLAGVERALSVQDRDAQ, from the coding sequence GTGCCTGGAGAGAACCTCACCCGCATCGAGGCGCAGGAGCGCCGCGCGATCGTCGACACGCAGTCGTACGAAGTCGCGCTCGACCTGACGAAGGGCGCCGAGGTCTTCGGATCCCGCTCCGTCGTCCGCTTCACGGCGACGCCCGGTGCCTCGACGTTCATCGACCTGATCGCGCGCGAGGTGCGCGAGATCACGCTCAACGGCCGCTCGATCGACACCGCGACGGCGTTCGCGGACTCGCGCATCGCGCTGGACGACCTCGCCGCCGACAACGAGCTCGTGATCGACGCGGACTGCCTGTACACGAACACCGGCGAGGGCCTGCACCGTTTCGTCGACCCTGTCGACGGCGAGGTGTACCTCTACTCGCAGTTCGAGGTGCCCGACTCGCGCCGCGTCTTCGCGGTGTTCGAGCAGCCCGACCTGAAGGCCACGTTCGCCTTCACGGTGACGGCCCCCGAGCCGTGGAAGGTCGTCTCGAACTCCCCCACCCCCGAGCCGAAGAAGCACGGCGACGGCACGGCGACCTGGCGCTTCGAGCCCACGCCGCGCATCTCGTCGTACATCACGGCCCTCATCGCAGGACCCTACGAGGCCACGTTCTCGGAGCTGACCAGCGCGTCGGGCCGGGTCATCCCACTCGGGGTCTACGGCCGCAAGAGCCTCTGGCAGTTCCTCGACGCCGACTACATCTTCGACAAGACGCGCCAGGGCTTCTCCTACTTCGAGGAGAAGTTCGACTACGCCTACCCGTTCGCCAAGTACGACCAGCTCTTCGTTCCGGAATTCAACGCGGGTGCGATGGAGAACGCGGGCGCGGTCACCTTCACCGAGACGTACGTCTTCCGCTCCAAGGTGACCGATGCCGTCAAGGAGCGCCGCGTCGTCACGATCCTGCACGAGCTCGCCCACATGTGGTTCGGCGACCTCGTCACGATGAAGTGGTGGAACGACCTGTGGCTCAACGAGTCGTTCGCCGAGTGGGCGTCGACCATCGCCACCGCCGAGGCCACCGAGTGGACCGAGGCGTGGACCACGTTCAACGCGATGGAGAAGACCTGGGCGTACCGCCAGGACCAGCTCCCGTCGACGCACCCCGTCGTCGCGCAGATCAACGACCTCGAGGACGTGCAGGTCAACTTCGACGGAATCACGTACGCCAAGGGCGGCTCGGTGCTCAAGCAGCTCGCCGCATGGGTCGGCATCGAGGCGTTCTTCGCCGGCGTCGCCGCGTACTTCAAGAAGCACGAGTGGTCGAACACCGAGCTTTCGGACCTGCTCACCGAGCTCGAGGTCACCAGCGGCCGTGAACTGTCGACGTGGTCGAAGAAGTGGCTCGAGACGGCGGGCGTCAACACCCTGTCGCCCGAGATCGTGACGGATGTCGACGGCGCCATCACGCGCTTCGCGATCGTGCAGACGGCGCCGGCCGACTACCCCACGATCCGCCCGCACCGCCTCGGCGTCGGCTTCTACGACCTCGACGGCGGCGCCCTCGTGCGCGTGCACCACGTCGAGCTCGACGTGGACGGCGACCTCACCGAGGTGCCCGAGCTCAAGGGTCTGAAGCGACCCGCGCTCGTGCTCCTGAACGACGAGGACCTCGCGTACGCGAAGATCCGCCTCGACGACCAGTCGCTCGAGACGGCGATCGACCATCTGGGCAAGATCAGCGACCCGCTCGCCCGCTCGTTGGTCTGGGGAGCCGCGTGGGACCAGACGCGCGATGCCGAGGCATCCGCCTCCGACTACGTGGATCTGGTCCTGCGCAACATCGGCGCCGAGACGGAGTCGACCACGGTCCGCACGACCCTCGCGCAACTGCAGCTCGCGGCGAACTCGTACGTCGCGCCCGAGAAGCGGGACGTCACCCGTGCGAAGGTCGCTGACGCGCTGTGGGGCCTCGCCCAGGAGGCGGAGGCCGGAAGCGACAATCAGCTGCAGTTCGTCACCGCGTTCGCATCGGCCGCAGCGACCCCCGGCCAGTGGGAGAAGGTCCGTCAGGTGCGCGATGGCGAGGTCGCCTTCGAGGGACTCGCGATCGACACCGACCTGTCGTGGCAGCTGCTGGTGTCGCTCGCCGCGGGCGGCGTCGTCACGGCGGCCGACATCGACGAGGCCCTCGAAGCCGACAACACCGCCAAGGGCGGCGAGTTCGCGGCGCAGGCCAAGGCGGCACTGCCGTCGGTCGAGGCCAAGGCTGCGGCCTGGTCGTCGCTCGTCGACAGCGACGACCAGCCGAACACCATCGTCCGCGCCGCGGCGCTCGGGTTCGTGCACCCGGCGGGCCGCGACCTCCTCAGCGGCTTCGTCGCGCGCTACTTCGAGTCGCTGCTGCCCATCTGGGACTCGCGCACCTATCAGATCGCGCAGTACCTCATCGTCGGCCTCTACCCTGCTCCGCTCGCCGACATCGCGCTCCGCGACGCCACGCGCGCGTGGCTCGAGGCGAACGCCGATGCGGCTCCGGCCCTGCGCCGCCTGGTCGCCGAGAACCTCGCCGGCGTCGAGCGCGCGCTGTCGGTGCAGGACCGCGACGCTCAGTAA
- a CDS encoding ferrochelatase, translating to MTSPEQHVVPFASTAAAPGAPYVDEPVAYDGILLAGFGGPEGQDDVIPFLRNVTRGRGIPDERLEEVAHHYRHFGGVSPINAQNRALKAALEAELAHRGIGLPVYWGNRNWAPYLGEAVTDAAAAGHTNLLALATSAYSSFSSCRQYREDFARVLTETGLAGTVTIDKVRQFFDHPGFVQPFVDGVRDAVAGFLADGIAPEGVRVLFSTHSIPTADAERSGPREGDELHRALGEGGAYAAQHMAVAEVVMATVAAEIAGADRVAWDLVYQSRSGPPSQPWLEPDINDVIAELPGAGVKAVAIVPVGFMSDHMEVLWDLDTEAMEAAAEVGIRAVRTPTPGVDPVFVSGLVDLVEERLDGTPAGERPHATDLGPWFDVCRPACCENVRAGFKPAAAGIAP from the coding sequence GTGACCTCCCCCGAGCAGCACGTCGTCCCGTTCGCCTCTACCGCCGCCGCTCCCGGCGCACCGTACGTCGACGAGCCCGTCGCGTACGACGGCATCCTCCTCGCGGGCTTCGGCGGGCCAGAGGGCCAGGACGACGTCATCCCGTTCCTCCGCAACGTCACGCGCGGCCGCGGGATCCCCGACGAGCGCCTCGAAGAGGTCGCGCACCACTATCGTCACTTCGGCGGCGTGAGCCCGATCAACGCACAGAACCGCGCACTCAAAGCGGCTCTGGAGGCCGAGCTCGCGCACCGGGGCATCGGTCTGCCCGTGTACTGGGGCAACCGCAACTGGGCACCGTACCTCGGGGAGGCGGTGACGGATGCCGCAGCCGCCGGTCACACGAACCTGCTGGCGCTCGCGACCAGCGCCTATTCGTCATTCTCGAGCTGCCGTCAGTACCGCGAGGACTTCGCCCGTGTTCTCACCGAGACCGGACTCGCCGGCACTGTGACGATCGACAAGGTGCGGCAGTTCTTCGACCATCCGGGCTTCGTGCAGCCCTTCGTCGACGGGGTGCGCGATGCCGTGGCCGGGTTCCTCGCCGACGGCATCGCCCCCGAGGGCGTGCGGGTGCTGTTCTCGACACACAGCATCCCGACGGCGGATGCTGAGCGCTCCGGTCCGCGCGAGGGCGACGAGCTGCACCGCGCATTGGGCGAGGGCGGCGCGTACGCTGCACAGCACATGGCCGTCGCCGAGGTCGTCATGGCGACCGTCGCCGCGGAGATCGCCGGCGCCGACCGCGTCGCGTGGGACCTCGTCTACCAGTCGCGTTCCGGCCCGCCCAGCCAGCCGTGGCTCGAGCCCGACATCAACGATGTCATCGCGGAGCTTCCGGGCGCCGGCGTGAAGGCCGTCGCGATCGTGCCGGTCGGCTTCATGAGCGACCACATGGAGGTCCTGTGGGACCTCGACACCGAGGCGATGGAGGCCGCCGCCGAGGTGGGCATCCGCGCGGTGCGCACGCCGACGCCCGGCGTCGACCCGGTCTTCGTGTCGGGACTCGTCGACCTCGTCGAAGAGCGCCTGGACGGCACGCCGGCGGGCGAGCGGCCCCACGCCACCGACCTCGGACCCTGGTTCGACGTCTGCCGCCCCGCCTGCTGCGAGAACGTGCGCGCAGGCTTCAAGCCGGCCGCCGCCGGCATCGCCCCCTGA
- a CDS encoding metalloregulator ArsR/SmtB family transcription factor yields the protein MPLTRAQRPLYEVKAGLFKGLSHPFRIRILELLSAADELSVAELQTETGLEASHLSQHLAVLRRHRLVASERRASHVYYRLADAKVAELLAVARALLLGVLSSDRDLLAGADSLPALPPR from the coding sequence ATGCCACTAACACGAGCTCAGCGACCGCTGTACGAAGTCAAGGCCGGCCTCTTCAAGGGGCTGTCGCATCCGTTCCGGATCCGCATCCTGGAGCTGCTCTCGGCCGCCGACGAGCTGAGCGTCGCCGAGCTCCAGACGGAGACCGGCCTGGAGGCATCCCACCTCTCCCAGCACCTCGCCGTGCTGCGCCGGCACCGCCTGGTGGCCTCTGAGCGGCGCGCGAGCCATGTGTACTACCGGCTCGCCGACGCCAAGGTGGCCGAACTGCTCGCCGTTGCGCGCGCGCTGCTGCTCGGCGTCCTGTCGTCCGATCGCGACCTTCTCGCCGGCGCTGACTCGCTTCCGGCGCTGCCCCCGCGATGA
- a CDS encoding FMN-binding negative transcriptional regulator, giving the protein MRQNPSFAMSDAGEIRRLIEQNPWVTIVSSTDTGLVASHYAVLLDGDVDDGDHDALTIVGHVGKPDDLIHGLGERELLVVVQGPHGYISPGWYGDVPSVPTWNFVSAHLTGVPELLSPEENLRVLERLVTRFESGLPQPRLMWEPPNDPEYVRRLEQGTVGFRLTPTKVVGKRKLSQNKPDETVETVIVELESGASPYADPRLAAEMRRDLETRKAAR; this is encoded by the coding sequence ATGCGTCAGAACCCGAGCTTCGCGATGTCGGATGCCGGCGAGATCCGCCGGCTCATCGAACAGAATCCGTGGGTCACGATCGTCTCGTCGACCGACACCGGGCTGGTCGCCTCGCACTACGCCGTGCTGCTGGACGGCGACGTCGACGACGGGGATCACGACGCTCTCACGATCGTGGGCCACGTCGGCAAGCCCGACGACCTCATCCACGGTCTCGGAGAGCGTGAGCTGCTGGTGGTGGTTCAGGGCCCGCACGGATACATCTCGCCGGGGTGGTACGGCGACGTGCCCAGCGTGCCGACGTGGAACTTCGTGTCGGCGCACCTGACCGGCGTCCCTGAGCTGCTGAGCCCGGAGGAGAACCTCCGGGTGCTCGAGCGCCTCGTCACGCGCTTCGAGAGCGGCCTGCCGCAGCCGCGCCTCATGTGGGAGCCGCCGAACGATCCGGAGTACGTGCGCAGGCTGGAGCAGGGCACGGTCGGCTTCCGGCTCACGCCGACCAAGGTCGTCGGCAAGCGCAAGCTGAGCCAGAACAAGCCCGACGAGACGGTCGAGACCGTCATCGTGGAACTCGAGTCCGGCGCGAGCCCGTACGCCGATCCGCGGCTGGCGGCCGAGATGCGCCGCGATCTCGAGACCCGGAAGGCGGCCCGATGA